One segment of Solanum lycopersicum chromosome 1, SLM_r2.1 DNA contains the following:
- the LOC101261849 gene encoding uncharacterized protein, whose amino-acid sequence MDLFYKAKAVRLRSYHEKYLTAEEDEETVIQDRDGASKNATWTVEFVNNAEKFNTIRLKSCYNKYLTASNQRFLLGMTGRKVLQTLPQRLDSSVEWEPIREGNQVKLRTRKGQFLRANDSIPPWRNSVTHNIPHRTSTQDWVLWDVDVVEILVHSPVPKEPPPLVYHDQEEETNWGSESTSPSSTLYSASAQSFSRQESNEFMASSLMKFGDGRLIYYHIANEYGEINDGVEGLCIPFKGNSVEELTKTLEEETGLEDITVCTKSPLNGKLYPLRLQLPPNNANMDVVVVPSGLI is encoded by the exons ATGGATCTATTTTACAAAGCAAAAGCAGTAAGGCTAAGAAGttatcatgaaaaatatttaacagcagaggaagatgaagaaacaGTGATTCAAGATCGTGATGGAGCTTCAAAAAATGCAACTTGGACTGTTGAATTCGTAAATAATGCTGAAAAATTCAATACCATTAGACTCAAAAGCTGTTATAACAAGTATCTTACTGCTTCAAATCAGAGATTTTTATTAG GTATGACAGGGAGGAAGGTTCTACAAACTCTGCCACAAAGGCTTGATTCTTCAGTAGAATGGGAACCCATTAGAGAAGGGAACCAAGTGAAGCTTAGGACAAGAAAAGGTCAATTTTTGAGGGCTAATGATAGTATTCCACCATGGAGGAACTCAGTAACACATAATATCCCACATAGAACTTCAACACAAGATTGGGTTTTGTGggatgttgatgttgttgaaaTCTTGGTTCATTCACCAGTTCCTAAAGAACCTCCACCTTTGGTTTATCATGATCAAGAAGAAGAGACTAATTGGGGTTCTGAATCTACTTCACCTTCATCTACTCTTTACTCTGCATCAGCACAAAGCTTTTCTAGACAAGAG TCGAATGAGTTTATGGCTAGTTCGTTAATGAAGTTTGGAGACGGGAGGCTGATTTATTATCACATTGCTAATGAATATGGAGAAATCAATGATGGAGTAGAAGGTTTATGTATTCCTTTTAAGGGAAATAGTGTTGAGGAGCTGACGAAGACGTTGGAAGAAGAAACTGGACTCGAGGACATTACTGTGTGTACAAAGAGTCCTTTGAATGGGAAACTTTACCCTCTTCGTTTGCAGCTTCCTCCCAACAACGCAAATATGGATGTCGTTGTTGTGCCATCCGGCCTCATCTAA